actaatagCTTTAAAACacagtaggtacttaatattattatatcaattctaaaattctaataaatgttcaaaattaattttgttatgttcACAAGAtcatgttttattcaaaatgtataCTATCCATGATAAATATCGCGTATTTATTTAACTTCTTAAACTGTATTTCTgcctaaataatatatttattttaactaataaagtcACCTGCACAATCGATAACATTAAGGAATATAAATTTGTACCTAATTTCCCTTTATCAGTCGCATAAACTTAAGGAATCTCACATCCCTcttatttacacaaatacaaTTCTAGtaaaaaatgctacgacatatTCTGCAATGTCTTTCTTAATCAGTTAAGAGCTTATCAGTTTATTACGGGCTAAGTAAGAGGAGCCCTTCAACATAGAACTTAGAACTCATCagtttctttacattttatgCAAGTTTCATGCTGGTTAGTTAAAAATAGTTTAGGTaggtagataaatatttatttaattaatgttaagtaatatgaattattgataaataaatgatcTAAGGAAAGCAGAAAAGAGAAGAAAAGCAAACCTATAGAAAGTATAGACTTGCAGTCACTTTCTTTTCAAAAATTTCTCTCAATGAAACTATGTTAAAGATAATATTGCAAATCCACAAACAATCGCtaggtaagtaggtactaaCTACCTATATAAATAACCAGCTACTAATTTGCCGTACTAACATGTGTGTATAGCTCTTGAAAGtggaaacaaaataatgttaatcttaaacattatgtttgaggtctagggttcgatccccggtttgggcaaagtaatattaggttttCCTACTCAATATTTGCCCGACTTCGGGATTTGTGACCCATacggcgatagactcgccctctgtcacatcatgggacggaatacacacggcgggaAGCGGGAGcatcagttgcacctctgcctaccccatcagggacaaaaggcgtgagtatatatgtgtgtgtacaTTGTGTTTTGTGATTTGAAgcacgttatttattattacgtctCGTTGTTATCACCAACCTACTTATTAAAACGATAAAGTGGCGAATAAAACAGCTTATgactaaaaaaaatgtgtgttttgttttatagtctaacgcccgaaattaataaccaatcctaatcgaATGTCTGCTATCTAAgactgataattcattcgtttttatggataaagcatgccaataacctatccatagattgagtaagctatctctaacaataatcgatctttgagaggacggattacaaatcatagattaccctctgtttgaaaatgacagtttacgcttgccaatactctatctacccgttttgacatttgatttgattgttgtaaacaatcgcatttttcaatcggaccaattcctcagtttactccatatgttttgaatatcgcttacactgattttaaaagaaacaaaaaggcaatggaaatatccatattctctagtgacagtgacgacagtgatttggagggactagcgatactgatagcgaaactgaaagtcgcgcttcatcacgggtaatgaaaagcgtgaactacatgcagaccctggatgagtttgatttcatgtatagattaggctttcgaaatctgcttgccaatcattgttagttaaactgatgccGTATAtccgtgttacttctatgtacaaggtaaataatttttgatattattcacaaaaaatactgtACCTATCGAACTATTAcataggtactaacaaggggcaattgcatcgtttttacAGGAACTATGgcgtttctccattccatcaacttttgctgaggaataggaaatatttatattatctttttcaggacatttgatACATGGAagcgtcgcttccctgtgattgaaTTGACATtacgtttatctttacctaaatttcaagcaataataattgcaactgcagttttgcacaatatttgtcggaatcacaggttagaggaaattccaatcgaagtggagttatcaactgctgatattattaattatgagaacaatatagagaatcaagatgttggagaaagaacagcattaacaattaacttctttacttagtaaaataaaatacctttgcaatcactactatttacttttattgattatctacatttgtaattcaaagtaacaattattacaaattaacatagttttattagttaaaagttaaaatcataGAAACAggtaaaatttccatacattatctatactataattatataaagctgaagagtatgtttgtttatttgtttgtttgaacgcgctgatctcaggaacttccagttcgaattgaaaattcttttagtgttggatagcccatctATTGAcgatggctattatagggtatatatcatcacaccatGACTAATGGGACCAAAAACgggtaaaattgattacttttgaaagCTTCTGTTGcgagcgctgcgtaaacggttaaagttatgcaacaattatgtataacggaattgtaatttgttccataacactggataatgtgtacagagtccaattattattatagggcaccgagtttactgcgtacttcatactaaaaactaaatcctttaaagatttattaatatattatgaacaatgttattaaacttcagtgtcaaaatatgttagcaaccacattactcacgttccatttcaactaattaaaaagtttgtaccTTAAATATgtcatgtactaattattaattatttcttttgagggctaaaatgcataaaatattattttattactccaagtcttatttttagcaattgggtaaatatttaaacgaatagtttgtatggaaaatacaagaagtattttttttacgaatggaatattctgcataaaatggaatggtcaggagggaacgcatctggaaaggattactagcgatctatcgttgaaggcaagcaaggataggcgagttaagatattggcatgccgataggagagcaatcgaaagatagtcggcaatctaagataggtttcagtcttggatagcagatacattattaatttcgggcgtaagagGGTTCATACTACGATCTGCGTTTAAATTATGAATGGTTTCCGAGAATTTCACTGCAGCTGCACAAAATACCACTGCAAAGCTTAATGTCGGcttaatataaaactgtaaccTATATTATATGTTGGAGCATATTCTCGCAAAATGTATAACTTATACGAgacttataaacattaataggTACCTATAGAAGCGCGTCTTTTTCCTCTCCATTTTGTCTTGGAATAGTAAAATAACTACAGaaacgattataattattatcagtagTGATTTTGTAGACATTTATTGTTCGCTGAGCACTGGCCATGCAAACAGACAATAGcagtatttatagtataaatttgtTACTATAAATAGTGCTCAATATTGCTCGTTTCTTAGTACCTAAGAAATGAAATGGCAAGTACTTATGTAAAGGCCGTATCATAAAATcaatctcaactttgagtaAAATCTCGAGTATTGAGACCTATCAATCTTAATGTATCGaaccttttaaaaaatcaagtttAAGTTGTTATTTAAGAGCTTGTGCAGCTGTTACAATCCGTTACATATTGTGACTCAAAATGTCAtttaacgcccgaaattaataaccattcCTAATCCAATATATGCTATCTAAGATTGacaattcattcgtttttatggataaagcatgccaataaccaatccatagattgagtaagctatctctaacaataatcgatctttgagaggacggattacaggtcgtagattaccctctgtttgaaaatgacagtttacgcttgccaatactctatctaccagttttgatatttgatttgattgttgtaaacaatcgcattttccaatcggaccaattcctcagttcactccatatgttttgaacatcgcttacactgattttaagggaaaggaaaaggcaatggaaatatccatattctctagttacagtgacgacagtgatttggagggactagcgatactgatagcgaaactgaaagtcgcgcttcatcacgggtaatgaaaagagttaactacatgcagaccccGGAtcagtttgatttcacgtttagattaggctttcgaaatctgcttgccaatcattaTTAGTTAAACAGATGTTAATATGACATTATTAAATAgagactatcttaagatgccgaccttaatttgacagcgttttATTTGATATCACAGACTAGAGCGCAACTTAGTTATATCTATTAATACGTCCTAAGTATAGGTAGGTATACCTACACAGATCTGGTGTTATTATTTccttctatattatttatcttgCAACGTGTAAACCGTAATAGTTTATCATGTAATTGGTAATAGGAAAAAAACTGgaaataagtacatataataGGTAATATGAAACCGAATATATGCATTTCATAGGGGCGTATTGGAATGCTATTTAAAAGGAGCATGTGCATAGTGCAACcacaaccgcccataaaaagAGCCAATGATAGAATTcaactctctctctctctagtcGGTCCCTCATATCTGAGGATCGTCAGTCAGCATCAAGGTTGCATCTGGAACGGATGATCTGCCTCCACCGGTTTCTGTCCAGCGCGTCTCTTACAGTTGTGTAGAATTTAGAGTCTTTTACTTGGTCGGTCCATCTCGTTGGTATACAACCGCTCAATCGACAGacgaaagacgaccacccgatcatgttgtgtttgcctgtttaatatcactattttttttttcttttctcatgattgaaaactatgattgtaaatgtaggcgaatgcacgctgtacgccgttattttagtatgaatctatgttctcttttatttcctatcgctaattttatttattccactCCAGGTTtaatcgattggatttcatcttatccaatgttaacggtgatgtgcgtgcattagcttatataactattgtgactatgtacaagaaagacttgaaaaaaaatacaaaagaagtactgaacaattgatgacaaaaaagaaagcccggagtttctttctgcctttcttcttcgggtagtcatcacttaggtagctagtgaaaggctggtaggttaggtaggttagggctcatgtcctcgccggtgaggatcgcgacgcgttacccttctatttccccctacttgccagcccgagctggttacttcgttttgtaccttgtcttttgtataaattttatccctaatttaaaatgtccatagttatataagtaattttaatagctgtttagaaataataattataattattattctttattttgacgtatcataagtgcaactttgttcgcctacgtgataaataatgtattttattttattttaatcttctgCCTTCGGTTCATTCAACTAGTTCAATGTATAAATagcttattgtaataaaattcgaACTGTCTTAGGACAAGCAATTTATTATGACAAATAGCTTCCGcctgcagcttcgcccgcgtggattacggacttcaaaaatggagccggtcgcgaacgttcgagaatgttcgtttaacgaagctactcgctacgtgattcgctagcctctaggtgccaagcaagccgcctgcctgtgcgttcacaaccttatatatattacaaaaataatctttatagcatgagtcagtattcacgcgtgatggcttattattagcgtatttcatgtataacattggtgtttctataccaatttctatgattattttttatggaatatttaataatgttaacttttttaattagggatgactgagagtgttataaacgtaagagtagacatatataatgagaaagcttcgaactgctaagctatcgggagttacacgtgttattgttagtcaaccataaaagatagacatatgctgtcgtgggaaattttttacataattttaaggagaacatttttgtcatacatgatttctgtgtagctttaaccattaaggctgcacacgcgacggaagcttaaaaaatggagtaacttctcccgttttcctaacatttcccttcactgctctgctcctattaattgtagcgtgatgaaaagtatactataaccagcacaggagtatgacaaataattgtaccaagtttcgttaaaatccgtcgagtagtttttgtttctataacggttatacagacaaacagacagacaaaaaatttactaattgcatttttggcatcagtatcgatccctaatcaccccctgatagttattttggaaatatatttcatgtacagaattgacctctctacagatttattataagtatatagatatatagattacagcttcctctgaaatctgccgcccctaagaggctgccgaccataggccgcggcctatacggcctatttacaaatccaggactggtgCTGACATAATATAGgtagttttataaacaaatatgcaTATGTTTTtgcttatgaataattttatagaaaatgaaGGGTCTCCATTGATAGGAATAGTTAGGGTGATCTCTATAGTGTATCAGTTACATTTACTAAGTATAATTACTTACTATCACCTGTATTGTAATTGGCGTAAACATGAGACTGCCTAGCGACGAATATACAATAACACAATCCGTGATTCTCATAAAATACTAAACTGGACAGTTTACTGTTTAACTGAAATATAATTCTGAGTATGTCACCACAAAGGTTTTTTGGCaggcgtaaaataaaatatttttacgtaaaattTCGTCGGGGGCCAGAGGAGAAAAAGAGAATCATTCCCAATAAAACGGAAAAATTTTGCTATAGATTTATGAGATAGATTTAATGTTACtaatagcaaattaaaaaatagaacCATGGCATATCTACGCACATAACATGACCATAACTTGcattatttaagtataacttgcagaatattatgtaaactagaataataacatataacgaaattattattctctttaaaattctatataaatagcTATTTCATGACACTGAatgacattcaaattaaaaaataagtataataatacttgcccactgctgagcactaATAAGTACCTTTATAATGACTAATGAACtagttgtatttataatatgtgtgttagaattaatattttcaaaacgtAATGCTGTTGTGGTTaaggtaaaaaaatacagaaatatcaTTTACGTGTTTATTTACAGACAACACGACATAAAATATGATTCAACTCGCATAATTGTTAAtatcacattttaattaaaacttataaataaagtgaTCATATCACTCGTGTGAAGCACgcatattatgtaggtatttagATACTACTGTGGAACAAAATTGATACAAAATCTATCTTATAACTAACTcactaagtaataataaataaggccTACTTAACGAGCCGCACATAACGCAAAGCGGTCGGTAACTTATCATCAAACTTCATGTCCTTTCCGTATCTATGCAGCAGCTCCAATGCCACTCCGTTAGTCCACCCGAACCCGTCCTGTACTCCGTACTCCCCGCCGCCGCCGTGGTGACCAGGCTGCACGGCactatatttttcaaacatctTCTGCCAATTTGAGTATCCAATGTAATTTGCCCTTATCCACAACTGTGCCTGCTCTCTAGCCAGCCGCATAGCTTCCTCGTCTCCGCTCATATCCAAACCTCCAATCAATATACTTTGCAAAGGAGGCCAGGCGTTGGGATAATCCCATTGTTCTCCTGAATGTAATATTGACGCAGGTACGCCTCCGGGATAGTTTAGAGCACCAGACGAAAGTAAGTATCTTACCAATTTTGATCCATATCGGGGAGCATCATATTTTTCAATAGCTCCTGCCCACAACGGCGTAGCACAACTGGGATAAAAATGCCGTCGTGGTGACATGGCTTGAGCATCGTAGTCATACCAAACACCATCATTAGGATCCCATAAAACGTTCTCAATCGCATTTCGCCAATATTTGGCTAAGCTCCACCATTTTTGCGCCTCTCGTCTATCTTTTAGTCGATTTCTGAAGTCACCAGCGAGTTCCAAAGCACCAGCAAATATAGCATTCAGATCGACAGGCAAGATACGTGATGCATGAACATCAGTCAAATTACCAATGATTTCGCTATGAGCAGTTACGAACCAGCGCGATGAAAAGTCCCAACCGCTTTCCGCTGCacttttcatttcataataaaaatcttcACGCATGTCATCAGTTGGCAATGAACGTGCATTTGTGTAATCTTCATAATACGATTCCGGTCGAGGACCTTTACTTTTTCTGTCGGCCAGGTATCGGAGGAGTACATACTGCTTACCGTTTACTTTCACTGTGACTTTCTTTTTATCTAACCAATATTGTAGTTCTTTTTCTACCGTCAATATGGTTTGCTCCAACCATGCGAGATCACCAGTGGCCGCAAAATAACTGCCAACCATAGCCGCCAGCAAAGGTGGTTGACTTCGACCTAGATAATAATTTCGACTACCATTTGGAACATAACCAAGTTTTTCCACCAAATGCAAAAGATTTTCAATCATTCCCTTTGCTGTTTGTGTCATGTTACTAAGAAGTAGTCCACGTATCACCCAAAATGAATCCCAatagtatatttctttaaagcGTCCTCCAGGTACAATAAACCCGTTAGGCACGTAGAGAAAACTGTAACGATCCGGTTCCTGCATGACATCAGGACCCACTTTCCGCCCTAATTTGGCCCATATACTGATCACACTTTTTGCGAATTGCCGAAGTTTCAAATCGGTGATAGTATTGAGCATTGGCGGATCTGGATTAAAGTCGGGCGGTTTCCATTCTTCAAGCTCGTTTCCGTCCTCGAAATTATTATCCACAAAACTAGCTAGTTGTTCTCGTGTGGGGTTACGATGAGTATCGTGCATCAATTTTGCAAAATAAGCTAAAGTTTCATTTTCCGGGCGAATTAGCTTGAGATCTACGAATGTCTTCGAATCCGGAAATACGCGAGCAAGTTGAACTTTGTGAAGGAGTTCACCGGTGCAATAAATTGATGAGTTACAAACTGGTATAACTCTGAATGCCTGTGCGCAAGCTCCCAGTAATCCCAACACCGGATACAAAGGCACGTACCGCGGCAATCTCATTTTCAGCATATTTGTTTAGTCTCAAAATTTCCGTCGGACATTAGTCGCTGTGTAGTGCGCGGAAATacaaatagataaacataacCTTCGTTTGAGCGGCGCACCGCGATGTCGAGTGTCGCGGGGCGAATGGCCTCGCGTCCGTTGCGCGGCCGCTATTAAACACATCGCGCAAGCCATGACCGATGTGTGTCAGCGGGAGCGAGTGCGTCCCAACTCATGCGGCCGTCTTCCCTTCTCGCTTGATGCAACTGGCTCCGAGCAGGTCGCTTTCGCTGCCGAGTGCCGTGAGGCGCGCCCCTCTCGCCGAGCCGGCTAGACGGCGGTGCACGCGCAATGTAGGCCGCTCTCAAGGCCCCGACCTCGACTTACAAACCGCCAATCTATGTTTATTCGGTAAAGAAACAGCAAAAACACGTGAATATCTCTCACGCAGTGAAGATAAACTGTCAAAGTGACATTACAGTTTCTAGCTATCCGATAAACGCGGAAAATCTCGCGCATGCGCGGCGTAATTAGTGACATCACATAcgttagtttaaaaaattaaataataagtaatatactacCCTTTTAAAgttctattttattaacaactaaCGACTTACTTATTCTTAATTTACgtggtattaatatttattttgttattacaaaaatatagatATCGTTGAAGTCTTTAGTGTGGGTAATTTTTTCGCCATTTCCTATCAATAGACCGTCTGTTCAGTAGATCATCGTCTGAAAAATCAAAGAACTATAAAAATCCGGAATACCATTATCTCTCCATATTACacgtttttgttatatttagttatgtttttccctttcttattatttttacattttatttacataattggaAGTACAGCGCCATCTTATATGAATTccattaataaagtttattaatagaATTGCTCATAACATTGATTGTCGTATCGAATTGAAATGGGTTcacgttttataaaaaactcAAATAGCTCTTAATAGATGGCGTAAAAAGTGAATATTAAGTCGCACTTCACGCACGCGTTATtactcgattttttttttcttaaaaggaCCCTTTTTTTCTTGCCCTTATATTGGCAGGCTGagctataatataatgaatgcaaccAGACTTATTGGACCcataatcatgttttttttatacactggGCACGGCGAAGCGACCCtcctgcatctgatggtaagtggagtgggatctaatagaatatccactgacaagagatgattaaccctcggcagtcgacaccaTTATACCGGTATACGCagggctgatcctggaacgcgacacacttacgtgggcccctatggcgggttttaatgcCCTGTGTTCATATGATGGTAGGCGTCTCTATCAACATAACTTATTGGGGTTAGTACCAATTCGGAGCAAGTTAGGTGATTTTTTGTACCTATATGTAACTCACACCAACTTTATGTTGCTCGATCAAAATATTGGACACCCAAGAGATTTTAAGGTAAAGCGCACACGCTGTCGACTTGTTGCTGCGAAACACTACACTATTATGAGAAACCGACAGTTATTGCAGTTGCTTCAATATTCTATTATGTCTTTGgtacttttatttaaactgCCAATGTGAAGTGACTCTGCTTGATCGGATACCGTCCTACAAATACTCCAATCCCAATGAGAAATAAGTTTGATGTTATGTCTACAACGTGGGTCAACtacttcaaaaaatataatttaaatacaattatatttatatattcattttacacTGCAGCACTTACAACACGATCATTGCTCCAAACTAATCGTTGGTTTAGAGCTGACGAATGCGCTATTTCACACAGTGCGGTAAATACCCTTTATCTTTTTATCTTTACGTTGCATTTtcatgtgtattatttttattgaaacatgTTGAAAATAAGGTAGATACccattttacatacatttatatcgGGTGCTTTTGTCATAAACATCTTATAATTTTGGGGCTTAGAGCCTAATATAGCATATTGTATGTCTGCAGGACACGGAGATGATTTACAATATTAAGCGAGCTACACTACACATACCTACTTTCAAAAGATTTATGCAAAACTAAGGACTATATTATCGTCGAGAGGTTTCCTATACTGTTTTGGAATACATATTATCTACCGTCAAGAGATTAGTGACGCTCACCTTTAGACTAATGACTCACTCACcgcgttattaaattattaaaaacaacttcCTCACTTCGATCGAACTTTCACACAATGATCTAAGAAAAGATCATTGactaattaaagtttaattgcTATAGAGAACTGTTTATGTAGATATGGTACGTACTTCTATAGATACTTACAGATAGCAGTAATGTCGGTTATGTAATTTAGGTATCAGTTGCTAATTGTATAGGCTATTTCactcatatttttatgtttataaaaaaattacgtcacATAAAATCTAATACCAAAAGCACGATCAAAATACTCTATGAACTCAACAAGATTTGAAATCCGATGGTAGAGCTGAttgttaaaaaactaaaaagagaTGCAACAATATCTAGTGACGTCTTCAGGCAGTACAATGCACGCCTAAGAAAGAGTTACCGCGCTATCCCCTGACGTGCACATTAcctactatatttaaaatataagttgttGCCTATTTCTACCAGATTTTATTCGTTGATTTTTATTAGGTCATTTCACAAAAGtgcttcttttattatattatttgctattATGTATAGAATAATTGTCGTAAcctaataaagtaaaatactgTGTTCTATAGCGTATTCTATATCTATGAATTTTGATGTTAGTAGATACAAGAGTCCAGTTGGGCTTCCAGAAAAACTGGTATTAATGATAGAACCATACAGCCTTCGTGAATTGTGGCACGAACGATAATGATTCGGATGTAAAAACACACACGCGTAGATAGATGTATATAGATCAAATTATACAAGAACTTTTATGTGCGGTCGGAATTAAATACCAATTCACTTCCTTATTCAGTCAGGACATTGGGCAAAGATATTATGTTCTACTTATCGATCATAGCGAACTAAAATTCCACCAGACAATTATAAACATACACTGATAACTAGTAAAAGGcggtcaatataaaaataaatgtacatatagtatatacctacatagtAAAAACTATATTCATTTCTCAAGCTTAGCATATTAATAAGGCTAAAGAATACTCTAAACCTTGAAGGTCAATAATCGCGAAACGAGATATAGCCAAAAACCTGTTATGCTAATGTCCGAGACCGCAGCATCAAAAACTTTATGATGGCAATCGCCTACagtgataattttaaattcttaatttatagTACTGTTTATGTCTAAACAATAAGAATTGCCTgaacgtatttttaataaataaacttaaaatttcatcattcattttatgttcattactttaatttgttttctatgGAAACATTGATTATACTTTCCGTTTCCAACCAAATTTGATATTATACACGTTATTAGGTATTACTATTTCAGTCGAAaaggaaaacataataaaataacatttaattgcattataattttgtatgcaATATCCTATCCTATGAATAATATTAGCAAACTACGAATCTGAGATTTATATGatatatctttaaataaatttgatttgtcATTCATtgggtattaaatatttattactacctACGAGTTATTATGGGAGtcaataaaccaataaaaaaggtAATCTTTTTCGTGTTGTAAATATCCATCCACATCGTCTTGCCACCTTTATGCCATTCCGACGTGCAATCGGAACAACATACTATTTTAACAAATagatttagttttgttttaaagaccGGCTGGGTATCGACTCTCCCATAGATCAACTATCAATAGAAACCTAAATAGACTCGTATTTCGTCGTGTtaagcggcgatggcctagttgggaatAGAACGGATTGGCGAGACGAAGGTCGTGGGTTTGAACGTAGCTATGTAAGTACTACATTAGATTTCATGAACACCATTGTAATGATCCGTATGTTGACTTTATCACATACTATTAAAACAATGGGGTAAAAACTAGGTGTACccattgaaaagctttcaaaTAACCAATTCATGACAATGTTAAATATGAATGTGCGTTAATACGAGCTCTTAACAATAATGTTTATACCCCTTCACATTAATCGTAACAAGTTAACAATAG
This genomic window from Manduca sexta isolate Smith_Timp_Sample1 chromosome 12, JHU_Msex_v1.0, whole genome shotgun sequence contains:
- the LOC119189068 gene encoding trehalase-like, whose protein sequence is MLKMRLPRYVPLYPVLGLLGACAQAFRVIPVCNSSIYCTGELLHKVQLARVFPDSKTFVDLKLIRPENETLAYFAKLMHDTHRNPTREQLASFVDNNFEDGNELEEWKPPDFNPDPPMLNTITDLKLRQFAKSVISIWAKLGRKVGPDVMQEPDRYSFLYVPNGFIVPGGRFKEIYYWDSFWVIRGLLLSNMTQTAKGMIENLLHLVEKLGYVPNGSRNYYLGRSQPPLLAAMVGSYFAATGDLAWLEQTILTVEKELQYWLDKKKVTVKVNGKQYVLLRYLADRKSKGPRPESYYEDYTNARSLPTDDMREDFYYEMKSAAESGWDFSSRWFVTAHSEIIGNLTDVHASRILPVDLNAIFAGALELAGDFRNRLKDRREAQKWWSLAKYWRNAIENVLWDPNDGVWYDYDAQAMSPRRHFYPSCATPLWAGAIEKYDAPRYGSKLVRYLLSSGALNYPGGVPASILHSGEQWDYPNAWPPLQSILIGGLDMSGDEEAMRLAREQAQLWIRANYIGYSNWQKMFEKYSAVQPGHHGGGGEYGVQDGFGWTNGVALELLHRYGKDMKFDDKLPTALRYVRLVK